A single Eubalaena glacialis isolate mEubGla1 chromosome 18, mEubGla1.1.hap2.+ XY, whole genome shotgun sequence DNA region contains:
- the PMIS2 gene encoding transmembrane protein PMIS2: MPPKPAAGAPPAPGAPPAPESPPAPESPPAPGAPPAPESPPAPVAPPAPGAPPDEAKPQGPVQTPEELAFYAPDYLCMTVIGILLFPPLGLPAAFFCHKTKEANKNSDWEEAYINSGRTGWLDAFAILLGLGIIYYYALFV, from the exons ATGCCCCCCAAACCCGCAGCAGGCGCCCCACCCGCTCCAGGGGCCCCACCCGCTCCAGAGTCCCCACCCGCTCCAGAGTCCCCACCCGCTCCAGGGGCCCCACCCGCTCCAGAGTCCCCACCCGCTCCAGTGGCCCCACCCGCTCCAGGCGCCCCACCTGACGAAGCTAAGCCACAAGGGCCTGTACAGACACCAGAAGAACTGGCATTTTATGCCCCGGATTACTTGTGTATGACCGTCATAGGCATACTTCTTTTCCCTCCCCTGGGACTACCAGCAGCCTTCTTCTGTCACAAG ACCAAGGAGGCCAACAAGAACAGCGATTGGGAAGAGGCTTATATCAACTCAGGCCGAACTGGTTGGCTGGATGCATTCGCTATACTCCTCGGTTTAGGCATCATTTATTACTATGCCCTATTTGTGTGA